One window of the Deinobacterium chartae genome contains the following:
- a CDS encoding SDR family NAD(P)-dependent oxidoreductase → MSGRLLEGRVAVVTGSTRGLGRAIARLYAEQGAAVVISSRSPDAVGSVVAELQAAGHRASGLKCDVTDPDQVQALGDHALLTFGRLDIWVNNAGLSAPYGPTLSVPYPAFRASVESIVLGTYHGSRVALRHMRHTRGGRLINLLGRGDRRPVPYQNAYAASKAWVRSFTLALAREYRGEVGIYALNPGLVRTDLLLRPQALDGYQERLAPLGTLIAWWARPPEVAAQQALRLAASAAHGRGGLEVQALTPAGMLGGLLRAEMQRLRGRAAARVNPEVQTVRPDHF, encoded by the coding sequence GTGAGCGGGCGACTGCTCGAAGGCCGAGTGGCCGTTGTCACCGGGAGCACCCGGGGGCTGGGCCGCGCCATCGCCCGCCTGTACGCCGAGCAGGGCGCGGCAGTGGTGATCTCCTCGAGGTCACCGGACGCGGTCGGGTCGGTGGTGGCCGAACTGCAAGCGGCCGGGCACCGGGCGAGCGGGCTGAAGTGCGACGTCACGGACCCGGATCAGGTGCAGGCCCTGGGAGACCACGCCCTGCTGACGTTCGGGCGCCTGGACATCTGGGTCAACAACGCCGGGCTGTCGGCCCCTTACGGTCCGACCCTGAGCGTCCCCTACCCCGCCTTCCGCGCCTCGGTCGAAAGCATCGTCTTGGGGACCTACCACGGTTCGCGCGTCGCGCTGCGGCACATGCGCCATACCCGGGGCGGCAGGCTGATCAACCTGCTGGGCCGCGGAGATCGCAGGCCGGTTCCCTACCAGAATGCCTATGCCGCCTCCAAGGCCTGGGTTCGGTCGTTCACGCTGGCCCTGGCGCGCGAGTACCGGGGCGAGGTCGGCATCTACGCGCTGAACCCGGGGCTGGTGCGCACCGACTTGCTGCTTCGGCCCCAAGCGCTTGACGGCTACCAGGAGCGCCTTGCCCCGCTCGGGACCCTGATCGCGTGGTGGGCACGGCCGCCCGAGGTCGCCGCGCAGCAGGCCCTGCGGCTGGCCGCATCTGCGGCCCACGGGCGCGGCGGCCTCGAGGTGCAGGCCCTTACCCCTGCGGGCATGCTGGGCGGTCTTCTGCGCGCGGAGATGCAGCGTCTGCGCGGCAGGGCAGCTGCGCGGGTCAACCCCGAGGTGCAGACCGTGCGACCCGACCACTTCTGA
- a CDS encoding radical SAM protein, translated as MFLWSGTIYGPVRSRRLGLSLGVNLLPPGCKVCTYDCPYCECGFTRGGLKTEASQTLPEREEVLRDLEAILREEPVDAITFAGNGEPTLHPDLEEILAGTVRLRDALAPRARLVMLTNGIKLRDRQVRDRVLHYLDEVEVKLDAGTEETFAQVARPTVPFDLAELEALLVELGDRVVVQSCLFTGRTSNVSEADLSGIERILTRARPRRVELYSIDRAPADEALEPVSKAFLEAFAGRLRAQGLEAVTY; from the coding sequence ATGTTCTTGTGGTCCGGTACCATCTACGGCCCGGTGCGCTCTCGGCGCCTGGGGCTGAGCCTCGGCGTCAACCTGCTGCCTCCCGGGTGCAAGGTCTGCACCTACGACTGTCCTTACTGCGAATGCGGCTTTACTCGGGGAGGCCTCAAGACCGAGGCCTCCCAAACCCTCCCCGAGCGGGAGGAAGTCCTGCGTGACCTCGAGGCCATCTTGCGCGAGGAGCCGGTGGACGCCATCACCTTTGCCGGAAACGGCGAGCCCACCCTGCACCCCGACCTCGAGGAGATCCTGGCCGGAACCGTACGCCTGCGCGACGCACTGGCGCCGCGCGCACGGCTGGTGATGCTCACCAACGGCATCAAGCTGCGCGACCGCCAGGTGCGCGACCGCGTCTTGCACTACCTCGACGAGGTGGAGGTCAAGCTCGACGCCGGGACCGAGGAGACCTTCGCACAGGTGGCCCGCCCCACCGTACCGTTTGACCTCGCCGAGCTCGAGGCCCTGCTGGTCGAACTCGGAGACCGGGTGGTGGTGCAAAGCTGCCTGTTTACGGGCCGCACCTCCAACGTCTCGGAGGCGGACCTCTCGGGCATCGAGCGCATCCTGACCCGCGCCCGTCCGCGCCGGGTCGAGCTGTACTCGATCGACCGCGCCCCCGCCGACGAGGCGCTGGAACCGGTCAGCAAAGCCTTCCTCGAGGCGTTTGCCGGACGGCTCAGGGCCCAGGGCCTCGAGGCCGTCACGTACTGA